In Erpetoichthys calabaricus chromosome 4, fErpCal1.3, whole genome shotgun sequence, one genomic interval encodes:
- the LOC114650456 gene encoding serine protease 23-like, whose amino-acid sequence MGSLLFQAIIFLCTFEGVFLLSPFWKPSWPTTKLPVVLPQLTEDLGLPKFNADAKLNVTSNCGPDCHKGAPLPTFEQLKEFLSYETLYFNGSLTETKVGIYGFNMAEMAVVQGRKGRSRAKRQIYGYDSRFSIFGKNFLLNYPFSTSVKVSTGCTGTLVAEKHVLTAAHCIHDGKSYVKGAQKLKVGFLKPKLKDVTEKNSNQTKSHNSEKMKFQWIRVKRTHVPKGWIKGNANDIGMDYDYALLELKKPHKRRYMKIGVSPPVKQLPAGRIHFSGFDNDRPGNLVYRFCEVREETYDLLYQHCDAQPGASGSGVYVRMWKRQFQRWERKIIGVFSGHQWVDQNGVPQDFNVAVRITPLKYAQICFWIKGNYVDCRDG is encoded by the coding sequence ATGGGGTCACTGCTGTTTCAAGCCATCATTTTCCTGTGTACTTTTGAAGGAGTTTTTCTCCTGTCCCCGTTCTGGAAACCCTCTTGGCCAACAACCAAATTACCTGTAGTTTTACCCCAGCTGACTGAGGATTTAGGTTTGCCAAAATTTAATGCAGATGCCAAGCTTAATGTTACTTCTAACTGTGGGCCTGACTGTCACAAGGGGGCACCATTACCCACCTTTGAACAGTTGAAGGAGTTTCTCTCATATGAAACCCTTTATTTCAATGGCAGCTTGACTGAGACCAAAGTAGGCATATATGGTTTTAACATGGCAGAAATGGCAGTGGTACAAGGTAGAAAGGGAAGGTCAAGGGCAAAGAGGCAGATCTATGGCTATGACAGCAGGTTTAGTATTTTTGGGAAGAACTTCCTGCTCAATTACCCTTTCTCCACCTCAGTTAAGGTGTCTACAGGGTGTACTGGAACTTTGGTTGCTGAGAAGCATGTTTTAACAGCAGCCCACTGCATCCACGATGGCAAAAGCTATGTGAAAGGTGCTCAGAAGTTGAAGGTTGGCTTCCTGAAGCCAAAGCTGAAGgatgtaacagaaaaaaacagtaacCAAACAAAAAGCCACAATTCAGAGAAAATGAAATTTCAGTGGATTCGTGTGAAACGCACCCATGTACCTAAAGGATGGATCAAAGGAAATGCTAATGACATTGGTATGGATTATGACTATGCCTTACTGGAACTGAAGAAGCCACACAAACGGCGCTACATGAAGATTGGCGTAAGCCCTCCAGTTAAGCAGCTCCCTGCAGGAAGAATTCATTTCTCTGGTTTTGATAACGACCGTCCTGGAAATCTGGTGTACCGTTTTTGTGAAGTGCGTGAAGAGACTTATGATCTCCTATACCAGCATTGTGATGCTCAACCTGGCGCGAGTGGCTCTGGTGTTTATGTGCGTATGTGGAAACGGCAATTCCAGCGCTGGGAACGCAAAATTATTGGTGTCTTCTCTGGACACCAGTGGGTGGATCAAAATGGTGTCCCCCAGGACTTCAATGTGGCAGTCCGAATCACACCCCTCAAGTATGCACAGATTTGTTTCTGGATCAAAGGCAATTACGTGGACTGTCGAGATGGATGA